From a single Pirellulales bacterium genomic region:
- a CDS encoding cytochrome c3 family protein: MRHMRRAWFGYVLMAICSLGMADYWLHADEPTEKPAAGQAKPERRSSLRERKRKAKEAEDAAKRAIPVDPSIPLERPANWPKDHPLPQVASNCARCHLTAGRELTTAVVDFAHSVHDLNELSCVDCHGGNTKDNVEAHEQEFGFIGTKLSAHLAKCAECHQEQADMLAGGPHHWDFSQRINTRYPMCIDCHGNHDVGNPPGDFTLAQVCEDCHRDLNGEFPQLASVVHANDRLWQTIQQIREEKLGQTTERVPKELQPKVDALRHDTMQVMHQSKEITAAEAKGLCERTDAVQKELQNWLKGAAGRS, translated from the coding sequence ATGCGGCATATGCGGCGCGCGTGGTTCGGTTATGTGCTGATGGCGATTTGTTCGTTGGGGATGGCCGACTACTGGCTGCATGCCGACGAGCCAACTGAGAAACCGGCGGCCGGCCAGGCCAAGCCCGAGCGGCGGAGCAGCTTGCGGGAGCGAAAGCGAAAAGCCAAAGAGGCGGAAGACGCGGCCAAGCGCGCGATTCCGGTCGATCCGAGCATTCCGCTGGAGCGGCCGGCCAACTGGCCCAAGGATCATCCGCTGCCGCAAGTCGCCTCGAACTGCGCGCGCTGCCACCTGACGGCGGGGCGCGAGTTGACGACGGCGGTGGTCGACTTTGCCCATAGCGTGCATGACCTCAACGAGCTTTCTTGCGTGGATTGCCACGGCGGCAACACCAAGGACAACGTGGAGGCGCACGAACAGGAGTTTGGCTTTATCGGCACCAAGCTCAGCGCGCACCTGGCCAAGTGCGCGGAGTGCCATCAAGAGCAGGCCGACATGCTGGCCGGCGGCCCACATCACTGGGATTTTTCGCAGCGTATCAACACCCGGTACCCGATGTGCATCGATTGCCACGGCAATCACGACGTGGGGAACCCGCCGGGGGATTTCACGCTGGCGCAGGTATGTGAAGACTGTCATCGCGACCTGAATGGCGAATTCCCGCAGCTTGCCTCGGTGGTGCATGCCAACGACCGGCTTTGGCAAACGATTCAGCAAATTCGGGAAGAAAAGCTGGGACAAACGACCGAGCGCGTGCCGAAAGAGTTGCAGCCCAAAGTCGATGCGTTGCGTCACGACACGATGCAAGTGATGCACCAATCGAAGGAAATAACGGCCGCTGAGGCCAAGGGGCTATGCGAGCGGACCGACGCCGTGCAAAAAGAGTTGCAAAATTGGTTGAAAGGGGCGGCCGGTCGATCTTAG
- a CDS encoding DUF362 domain-containing protein produces the protein MIHPCNRRRFLRQAGAAGFAAGLSNRIALPTLYAGEAATGSGKADVGIARASSMEDATRKAVELAGGMDFIKPDQTILIKPNVTGAAPNPTTTNPETLYAVIKLVAEKGPKRIIVADRSFSPIFDTSTPKTIDVMKRVGHVDAVNQAISDVKAPVVAVGLEDCAAEFELLGLPRDTQHWRRIKPEKATHWPDGFELAELLFAVDHVINVPVIKTHFQAWFTMSMKAFVGMSHHRARREFHNSFAGGNDLMDQKRSGSRRRRGPEGRRKDVEEVKPLVNRVAELNLGITPAMNILDGTRSFVFGGPSSGDTVDPKLIVASRDRIAADATGVAVLKHYGTEYRLQRHSVWEAPFIQHAIAIGLGIDGLDKLNLKHHGLDDDIASIREMLI, from the coding sequence ATGATCCACCCTTGCAATCGACGCCGATTCTTGCGCCAGGCGGGCGCCGCCGGGTTCGCCGCGGGACTGTCGAACCGCATCGCCCTGCCAACCTTGTACGCCGGCGAGGCGGCGACTGGATCGGGCAAGGCCGATGTCGGCATCGCGCGCGCGTCGAGCATGGAAGACGCCACTCGCAAAGCGGTGGAACTGGCGGGCGGCATGGACTTCATCAAGCCGGATCAGACGATCCTCATCAAGCCGAATGTGACCGGCGCCGCGCCGAACCCCACCACAACCAATCCGGAGACGCTCTACGCGGTGATCAAGCTGGTGGCCGAAAAGGGGCCCAAGCGGATCATTGTGGCCGACCGCAGCTTTTCTCCGATCTTCGACACCAGCACGCCCAAGACCATCGACGTGATGAAGCGCGTGGGACATGTGGACGCGGTGAACCAGGCGATTTCGGATGTGAAGGCGCCGGTGGTGGCGGTGGGTTTGGAAGACTGCGCGGCGGAGTTTGAACTATTGGGGTTGCCGCGCGACACACAGCACTGGCGCCGCATCAAGCCCGAAAAGGCCACGCACTGGCCGGATGGGTTTGAGCTGGCGGAGTTGTTGTTCGCGGTGGATCACGTGATCAACGTGCCGGTGATCAAGACGCACTTTCAGGCGTGGTTCACCATGTCGATGAAGGCGTTTGTCGGCATGAGCCATCACCGCGCGCGGCGCGAGTTTCACAATTCGTTTGCCGGCGGCAACGACTTGATGGATCAGAAGCGCTCGGGCAGCCGGCGGCGGCGCGGCCCCGAAGGACGACGCAAGGACGTGGAGGAGGTGAAGCCGCTGGTGAATCGGGTCGCGGAGTTGAACCTGGGCATCACGCCTGCGATGAACATCTTGGACGGCACGCGCAGCTTTGTGTTTGGCGGTCCGTCGAGCGGCGACACGGTCGACCCCAAGTTGATCGTTGCCAGTCGCGACCGTATCGCCGCGGACGCCACCGGCGTGGCGGTGCTCAAACATTACGGCACCGAGTATCGCCTGCAGCGCCATAGCGTGTGGGAGGCGCCGTTCATCCAGCACGCGATCGCCATTGGCCTGGGGATCGATGGATTGGACAAGTTGAACCTCAAGCATCACGGCCTGGACGACGATATCGCCAGCATCCGCGAGATGCTTATCTAA
- a CDS encoding tRNA-(ms[2]io[6]A)-hydroxylase, whose translation MLHLKSPSPQRWLALADQHLDQLLIDHAHCEKKAAGVAMNLIFAYVDKTDFTRALAEIVNEELEHFRLVLDLLDRRGIPFRRLTPSSYGQRLHALIDKQEPRRAIDRCLVAALIEARSCERFALLRDHLADRELADFYGSLFESEARHYSTYVRFAQLFGSEQTVYARLDELSAAEADIIAAGDPLPRMHS comes from the coding sequence ATGCTCCACCTCAAATCGCCCAGCCCCCAGCGCTGGCTGGCCCTGGCCGACCAGCATCTCGATCAGCTCCTGATTGACCACGCGCACTGCGAAAAGAAGGCCGCTGGCGTGGCGATGAACCTGATCTTCGCCTACGTCGACAAGACCGACTTCACCCGCGCGCTGGCCGAGATCGTCAATGAAGAACTGGAGCACTTCCGCCTGGTGCTCGACCTCTTGGATCGCCGCGGCATCCCCTTTCGCCGCCTCACTCCCAGCAGCTACGGGCAAAGGCTGCACGCGCTGATCGACAAACAAGAGCCGCGCCGCGCAATCGACCGCTGCCTGGTCGCCGCGCTGATCGAGGCCCGCAGTTGCGAGCGCTTTGCCCTCTTGCGCGATCATCTGGCGGATCGCGAGCTGGCCGATTTTTACGGCAGCCTCTTCGAGAGCGAAGCCCGCCATTACAGCACGTACGTGCGCTTCGCGCAGCTCTTTGGCAGTGAGCAAACTGTCTACGCTCGGCTCGACGAGCTCAGCGCGGCCGAGGCCGACATCATCGCCGCCGGCGATCCCTTGCCGCGCATGCACAGCTAA
- a CDS encoding SDR family NAD(P)-dependent oxidoreductase, whose product MPERRNAVITGAASGLGRALALRLAREGWHIAICDINDAASEETLRLVKSAGGSGQVEHLDVTDAAAWQRLREKLGREWPQIDLLANNAGVAGGGNMGEYPLEDWDWIIKINLYNGIYGCHYFVDWLKQNPRGSHIINTASMAAIASAPGMAAYNVTKAGMLALSETLYAELMPHNVGVTVLCPSFFATNLLTTGRFAKDDWRKLAQKAFDISKFTADDVAAQAISAMHAKRLYVLVPFDSKFRWWFKRLMPTVFLKQVAKMFSRAGKSIAQGEPASAPRPAAERQQEVAGSPH is encoded by the coding sequence ATGCCTGAGCGCCGCAACGCCGTCATCACCGGAGCCGCCAGCGGACTGGGGCGCGCCCTCGCGCTGCGCCTGGCCCGCGAAGGCTGGCACATCGCCATCTGCGATATCAACGACGCCGCCAGCGAAGAGACGTTGCGGCTGGTCAAAAGCGCAGGCGGCTCAGGGCAGGTGGAGCATCTCGATGTCACCGACGCAGCGGCCTGGCAGCGCCTCCGCGAGAAGCTCGGCCGCGAGTGGCCGCAAATCGACCTATTGGCCAACAACGCCGGCGTGGCGGGCGGCGGCAACATGGGAGAATACCCTCTCGAAGATTGGGATTGGATCATCAAGATCAATCTCTACAACGGCATCTACGGTTGCCATTACTTCGTGGATTGGCTCAAGCAAAACCCCCGCGGCAGCCACATCATCAACACCGCCTCCATGGCGGCCATCGCCAGCGCGCCTGGCATGGCGGCCTACAATGTCACCAAGGCGGGCATGCTCGCCCTCTCAGAGACTCTGTACGCCGAACTCATGCCGCACAACGTCGGCGTGACGGTCCTCTGCCCCTCGTTCTTCGCCACCAACCTGCTGACCACCGGCCGCTTCGCCAAGGACGATTGGCGCAAACTCGCGCAAAAGGCCTTCGACATTTCCAAGTTCACCGCCGACGATGTGGCGGCGCAAGCGATTAGCGCCATGCATGCCAAACGGCTATATGTGCTGGTGCCGTTCGACTCCAAGTTTCGCTGGTGGTTCAAACGGCTCATGCCGACCGTTTTTCTCAAGCAGGTCGCCAAGATGTTCAGTCGCGCCGGCAAGAGCATCGCGCAGGGCGAGCCCGCTTCCGCGCCGCGGCCTGCCGCCGAGCGACAGCAAGAAGTCGCCGGCAGCCCTCACTAA
- a CDS encoding DUF1501 domain-containing protein codes for MTMRRELSQLQAAVNRRWFLNECGMGLGALALGSLLGDQSRAATAADAAIVSAPHHAPKAKNVIYLFMAGAPSHLELFDYKPQLEKYNGQLPPADLLKGYRAAFINPNSALLGPKFKFAKHGQCGAEISELLPHLAGVADDLCIIRSMQTDAFNHAPGQIFMNTGSQQFGRPSMGAWVNYGLGSECQDLPGFVVLNSAKKGTSGGASNWGCGFLPTVYQGVPFRSQGDPILFLSNPPGVDAEMQRDSLDTLRRLNERRLAEVGDPEIATRISAFEMAFKMQTSAPDLMDLSQETADTLAMYGAEPGKPSFANNCLLARRLVERGVRFVQLFHEAWDHHGGLTHGLKEQCGLTDKPCAALIKDLKQRGLLNDTLVIWGGEFGRTPMTQGGNDGRDHHPNAFTMWLAGGGTKPGLTYGASDELGFNATENKVHVHDLHATLLHLLGLEHTKLTYRFQGRDFRLTDVHGELVPGIMA; via the coding sequence ATGACGATGAGGCGCGAACTGTCGCAACTGCAAGCCGCCGTCAACCGCCGCTGGTTTTTGAACGAGTGCGGCATGGGGCTGGGCGCGCTGGCGCTGGGTTCGCTGCTGGGGGACCAGTCGCGCGCGGCCACGGCAGCCGATGCGGCCATCGTTTCGGCGCCGCACCACGCGCCGAAGGCCAAGAACGTCATCTACCTGTTCATGGCCGGGGCGCCGAGTCACCTGGAACTGTTTGACTACAAACCGCAGCTAGAAAAATACAACGGACAATTGCCGCCCGCCGATTTGCTCAAGGGGTATCGGGCCGCGTTCATCAATCCCAACTCCGCGCTGTTGGGGCCCAAGTTCAAGTTCGCCAAGCACGGCCAGTGTGGGGCGGAGATCTCGGAACTGTTGCCGCACCTGGCGGGGGTGGCCGACGACTTGTGCATCATTCGCTCGATGCAGACCGACGCGTTTAACCACGCGCCGGGTCAGATCTTCATGAACACCGGGAGCCAGCAGTTTGGCCGCCCCAGCATGGGCGCCTGGGTCAACTACGGCCTGGGAAGCGAATGCCAGGACTTGCCCGGCTTTGTGGTGCTGAACTCGGCGAAGAAGGGGACCAGCGGCGGCGCCTCGAATTGGGGCTGCGGCTTTTTGCCGACGGTGTATCAAGGTGTGCCGTTCCGCAGCCAGGGGGACCCGATCTTGTTCTTGTCGAACCCGCCCGGCGTCGACGCCGAGATGCAGCGCGACTCGCTCGATACGCTCCGGCGACTGAACGAGCGGCGACTGGCCGAGGTGGGGGACCCGGAGATCGCCACGCGGATCAGCGCGTTCGAGATGGCGTTCAAGATGCAGACCAGCGCGCCCGATTTGATGGACCTGTCGCAGGAGACCGCCGACACCTTGGCCATGTACGGCGCGGAGCCGGGCAAGCCTTCGTTCGCCAACAACTGTTTGCTCGCGCGGCGACTGGTGGAGCGCGGCGTGCGCTTTGTGCAGTTGTTTCACGAGGCGTGGGACCATCACGGCGGGCTGACCCACGGTCTGAAGGAGCAGTGCGGTCTAACCGACAAGCCATGCGCGGCGCTGATCAAAGACCTCAAACAGCGCGGCTTGCTCAACGACACGCTGGTGATTTGGGGAGGCGAGTTCGGCCGCACGCCGATGACACAAGGGGGTAACGACGGCCGCGACCATCACCCCAACGCCTTCACGATGTGGCTGGCCGGCGGCGGGACCAAGCCGGGCCTGACCTACGGCGCCAGCGACGAGTTGGGCTTCAACGCGACCGAGAACAAGGTACACGTTCACGATCTGCACGCCACTTTGCTCCACCTGCTGGGCCTGGAGCACACCAAGCTGACCTATCGCTTTCAGGGACGCGACTTCCGACTGACCGATGTGCATGGCGAGCTAGTGCCGGGCATCATGGCGTAG
- a CDS encoding alpha/beta hydrolase: MRFMFRTLLCALVLATAVIGVATMSHAADQTPAEIEPTDLGEHGFADSDGVKIHYVTAGQGPLVVLIHGFPDYWYSWREQMPALAKHFQVVAVDMRGYNQSDKPAGVENYAVDKLVGDIAAVVKHFERDKAVIVGHDWGGMVAWSFAMQKPDMTERLIILNLPHPKGLMRELKNNPEQQKNSQYARNFQKADAAKQVAPAMLTFWVKDKEARKKYVEAFKRSDIEAMLNYYKANYPKEPYSDLPEQELPKIKCPVLMFHGLKDKALLPGALDGTWNWIDNELTLITIPEADHFVQQDAAEKVTKNMVRWLTECEPVKE, translated from the coding sequence ATGCGCTTCATGTTTCGCACTTTGCTGTGCGCGCTCGTCCTTGCTACTGCGGTCATCGGAGTCGCCACCATGTCGCACGCCGCCGATCAGACGCCGGCCGAAATCGAACCCACCGATCTCGGCGAACATGGATTCGCAGATTCGGACGGTGTGAAGATCCACTACGTCACCGCCGGCCAGGGGCCGCTGGTCGTGCTCATCCACGGCTTCCCCGACTATTGGTACTCGTGGCGCGAGCAGATGCCCGCGCTGGCCAAACACTTTCAAGTCGTGGCCGTCGACATGCGCGGCTACAACCAAAGCGACAAGCCGGCCGGGGTGGAAAATTACGCCGTCGACAAATTGGTGGGCGACATCGCCGCGGTCGTCAAACACTTCGAGCGCGACAAGGCGGTGATCGTCGGACACGATTGGGGTGGCATGGTCGCCTGGAGTTTCGCCATGCAGAAGCCCGATATGACCGAGCGGCTCATCATCTTGAACCTGCCGCACCCCAAGGGGCTGATGCGCGAACTGAAGAACAATCCCGAGCAGCAAAAGAACAGCCAATACGCGCGCAACTTCCAAAAGGCCGACGCCGCCAAGCAAGTGGCGCCCGCCATGCTTACCTTTTGGGTGAAGGACAAGGAAGCCCGCAAGAAGTATGTCGAGGCCTTCAAGCGGTCCGATATCGAGGCGATGCTCAACTACTACAAGGCCAATTATCCCAAGGAGCCCTACTCCGATCTGCCGGAGCAGGAGTTGCCCAAAATCAAATGCCCGGTCCTCATGTTCCACGGCCTCAAAGACAAGGCGCTACTCCCCGGCGCGCTAGACGGCACTTGGAATTGGATCGACAACGAACTGACCCTGATCACCATTCCCGAGGCCGATCACTTTGTGCAGCAGGACGCCGCCGAGAAGGTGACCAAGAACATGGTCCGCTGGCTCACCGAGTGCGAGCCGGTCAAGGAGTAG
- a CDS encoding alpha/beta hydrolase: protein MNRRTLLLVALALSLAPARLWADEDKPAEAAAPLYTQQQNVVYYDSDDGVALVMDIFTPTGKKNGLGVVDVVSGSWSAARGRLEDHKKARIFDIICGRGYTVFAIRPGSISKYTAKEMLANLKTGIRWVKAHAGDYDIDPNKLTICGASAGGHLASLAIVTAEDAEKKPKNELEKFDTRLAAAVIFFPPTDFLNWGGVELKEGETSPVMMLMGKLVFNDGTKGHSIKDINKQLEKISPARMVTGKEPPCLLIHGDADPIVPLQQSEALVEALKAKNVPVELIIKPGGGHPWPTIYEEVAIAADWIDKRMKGDTKPTETKAAAEQASAK, encoded by the coding sequence ATGAACCGCCGCACACTACTTCTCGTCGCGCTGGCCTTGTCGCTGGCGCCGGCGCGCCTCTGGGCCGACGAGGACAAACCCGCCGAAGCCGCCGCGCCCCTCTATACGCAACAGCAAAACGTCGTCTACTACGACAGTGACGATGGCGTGGCCCTGGTGATGGACATCTTCACCCCCACCGGCAAGAAGAACGGCCTCGGCGTGGTCGATGTCGTCAGCGGCAGTTGGTCGGCAGCGCGCGGCCGGCTCGAAGATCACAAAAAGGCCCGCATCTTCGACATCATCTGCGGCCGCGGTTACACCGTCTTCGCCATCCGGCCGGGCAGCATCAGCAAGTACACCGCCAAGGAGATGCTCGCCAACCTCAAGACCGGCATCCGCTGGGTGAAGGCCCACGCCGGCGATTACGACATCGACCCCAACAAGCTCACCATCTGCGGCGCGTCGGCCGGCGGCCATTTGGCGTCGCTCGCTATCGTCACCGCGGAAGACGCCGAGAAGAAGCCGAAGAACGAACTGGAAAAGTTCGACACTCGCCTGGCTGCGGCCGTGATCTTCTTCCCCCCCACCGACTTTCTGAATTGGGGTGGCGTCGAACTCAAGGAAGGCGAAACTAGCCCCGTCATGATGCTGATGGGCAAGCTGGTCTTTAACGACGGCACCAAGGGGCACTCAATCAAAGACATCAACAAACAACTCGAAAAGATCTCCCCCGCCCGCATGGTCACCGGCAAAGAGCCGCCGTGCCTCTTGATCCATGGCGACGCCGACCCCATCGTGCCGCTACAGCAGTCCGAGGCGCTGGTCGAAGCGCTCAAGGCCAAGAACGTGCCGGTCGAGTTGATTATCAAGCCCGGGGGCGGGCATCCCTGGCCCACCATCTATGAAGAAGTGGCCATCGCCGCCGATTGGATCGACAAGCGGATGAAGGGCGACACCAAACCCACGGAAACCAAAGCCGCCGCCGAACAGGCTTCGGCCAAGTAG
- a CDS encoding DUF1080 domain-containing protein has product MSSRSDCRWSLIFALVIVAAAGELNAARGAEPTPLFDGASLAGWEGAEKWFRVEEGAIVAGTLKERIPRNEFLATTKEFGDFELRLEFKVIGKGANAGVQFRSRRIPDHHEMKGYQADLGDGWWGALYDESRRSRVLARPNAKELAKVLKRDDWNQYRIRAEGRRIQLWINEFPTVDYTEPDESIEQRGLIALQIHGGPPSEAWYRKLVIEELPAE; this is encoded by the coding sequence ATGTCAAGCCGCTCTGATTGCCGCTGGTCGTTGATCTTCGCGCTGGTCATAGTCGCCGCGGCGGGCGAATTGAACGCGGCGCGCGGCGCGGAACCGACGCCGCTGTTCGATGGCGCATCGCTCGCCGGCTGGGAAGGGGCGGAAAAGTGGTTTCGCGTCGAGGAGGGCGCCATTGTCGCGGGGACGCTGAAGGAACGGATACCGCGCAACGAGTTTCTGGCGACGACCAAGGAATTTGGCGATTTTGAGTTGCGGCTGGAGTTCAAGGTGATTGGCAAGGGCGCCAATGCGGGAGTGCAGTTTCGCAGCCGGCGGATCCCGGACCACCACGAGATGAAGGGGTATCAGGCCGATCTGGGGGATGGCTGGTGGGGCGCCTTGTACGACGAATCGCGCCGCAGCCGCGTGCTGGCGCGGCCCAACGCCAAGGAGCTGGCCAAGGTGTTGAAGCGCGACGATTGGAACCAGTATCGGATTCGCGCCGAGGGGCGGCGGATTCAGCTTTGGATCAACGAGTTTCCAACGGTCGACTACACCGAGCCCGACGAGTCGATCGAGCAGCGTGGGCTGATCGCCTTGCAAATTCATGGCGGCCCGCCAAGCGAGGCGTGGTATCGAAAGCTGGTGATCGAAGAACTGCCGGCCGAGTAG
- a CDS encoding Ldh family oxidoreductase, translating into MPNISPDRLTRFAAALFASGGVSAAEAAVVASSLVAANLRGHDSHGVMRIPYYLDGVRKGEVTPGAPFTVLRETDSLLMVDGHWGFGQTQATRLTQRLIDKAKRGGVAVGTMIQSTHIGRLGEYCELAADQGLVSMVMVNTHGTARRVAPPGGTAPRLGTNPLAIGVPNPPAHFILDFGTSATAEGKVRVRRIAGQTCPEGWLLDSAGRPTCDPHALYADPPGTIRPMGGDQAYKGFGLALAVEILSGALSGGACAREVPRNQLGNCVFMQVFDPDGFAGASSFAAETGALMEFIRGCPPAAGAGEITLPGDPERHSLAQRTAHGIPLDDGNWRALAELAQQLGVPVPAI; encoded by the coding sequence ATGCCCAACATCTCGCCCGATCGGCTCACCCGCTTCGCTGCCGCGCTCTTTGCATCGGGCGGCGTCAGCGCCGCAGAAGCGGCGGTCGTCGCCAGCAGCCTCGTCGCCGCCAATCTGCGTGGGCACGACTCCCACGGCGTGATGCGCATCCCCTACTACCTCGACGGCGTCCGCAAGGGAGAAGTGACGCCCGGCGCCCCCTTCACCGTCTTGCGCGAAACCGACAGCCTGCTGATGGTCGATGGCCATTGGGGCTTTGGACAGACGCAGGCGACGCGCCTCACCCAGCGCCTGATCGACAAGGCAAAACGAGGCGGTGTGGCCGTCGGCACCATGATCCAGTCGACGCACATCGGCCGCCTCGGCGAATACTGCGAACTGGCCGCCGATCAGGGACTCGTCTCGATGGTCATGGTCAACACGCACGGCACGGCCCGCCGCGTGGCCCCGCCCGGCGGCACGGCCCCGCGACTGGGCACCAATCCCCTGGCGATCGGTGTCCCCAATCCGCCGGCGCACTTCATTCTCGATTTTGGCACCAGCGCCACCGCCGAAGGCAAAGTCCGCGTCCGCCGCATCGCCGGCCAGACGTGTCCCGAGGGGTGGCTGCTCGACAGCGCGGGCCGCCCCACCTGCGATCCGCATGCGCTCTACGCCGATCCTCCCGGCACCATTCGCCCCATGGGGGGCGATCAGGCCTACAAAGGGTTTGGCCTGGCCTTGGCGGTCGAAATCCTCTCCGGCGCCCTCTCGGGCGGAGCCTGCGCCCGCGAGGTTCCTCGCAATCAACTCGGCAATTGCGTCTTCATGCAGGTCTTCGACCCGGACGGCTTCGCCGGCGCTAGTTCCTTCGCCGCCGAGACCGGCGCCCTGATGGAATTTATCCGCGGTTGCCCGCCGGCCGCCGGGGCCGGCGAGATCACCCTCCCCGGCGATCCTGAGCGCCATTCGCTGGCCCAGCGCACGGCGCATGGCATCCCGCTCGACGACGGCAATTGGCGCGCGCTCGCAGAACTCGCCCAGCAGCTTGGCGTGCCGGTCCCAGCAATTTAA